The window TCGGCGGCCAGGTGATCCGGCCCGGCGACGTGATCCTCGCCGACGACGACGGCGTGGTGGCCGTACCGCGCGAGCAGGCCCGGCGGGCCGTCGCGGCGTCCGAGGCGCGGGAGGCCAAGGAGGCCGCCTCCCGGGCCGCCTTCCAGGACGGCCAACTCGGCCTGGACCGCTATGGGTTGCGCGACACCCTCGCGAAGCTCGGCGTGACCTGGCAGACGTACGACGACCATGTGCGGGACGGAGCCGGGAAGTGACCGCTGCCGACGGGGTCCGCTGCGCGCTCCTGCGCGGCGGCACCTCCAAGGGCGCGTACTTCCTGGCCGAGGACCTGCCCGCCGACCCCGCCGCCCGCGACGACCTGCTGCTGCGGATCATGGGCAGCCCCGACCCGCGCCAGATCGACGGCCTCGGCGGCGGCCACCCGCTCACCAGCAAGGTCGCCGTGGTCTCCGCCTCCGCCGGTCCGGAGACGGACGTGGACTACCTGTTCCTCCAGGTCGCCGTGGACCGAGCGGAGGTGACCGACCGTCAGAACTGCGGCAACATCCTGGCCGGAGTCGGGCCGTTCGCCGTCGAACGCGGGCTCGTGCCCCCGGGGGACGGCGAGACCTCGGTGCGGATCCGGATGCGCAACACCGGGGAGTCGGCGGTCGCCACCTTCCCCACCCCCGGCGGACGCGTCGACTACACCGGCGGCGCCGCGATCTCCGGGGTGCCCGGCACCGCGGCCGCGGTACTGATCGAGTTCCCGGCCGCCGGCCGCCCGTTGCTGCCCACCGGACAGGTCCGGGACACGATCGCCGGTACGGAGGTGACGTGTGTGGACAACGGCATGCCGACCGTGCTGATCCCCGCCACCGCGCTGGAGGTCACGGGCTACGAGGAGCCGGGGGAGCTGGAGGAGAACCGCGAACTGGCGGGCCGGCTGCGGGAGATCCGGCTGGCGGCCGGCCCGCTGATGGGTCTCGGCGACGTCGGCTCCGCCACCGTGCCCAAACTGAGCCTGCTGGCGCCGCCCCGGAACGGTGGCGCCGTCACCACCCGTACCTTCATCCCGGTGCGCTGCCACACCTCCATCGGTGTCCTCGGCGCCGCGAGCGTGGCGGCGGGGCTCGCCCTCCCCGGCAGCGCGGCCGAGGGCATCGCACGCCCACCCGCGGCGGGCCACCGTACGCGCATCGAACACCCCACCGGATTCCTGGAGATCGACACCGACGTCGTACCCGGCACCGGTGACGCCCCTCCCGTCGCCCGCCGCACCGCCGTGATGCGCACCGCGCGCAAGATCTTCGACGGCGCGGTCTTCCCCCGCCCGGCCGCCACCACCCCCGCCCGACCCTCTGGAGGCAACGATGGCTCCGCCCCTTCGTGACATCGCCCATATCGGCCACGCCCAGCTGTTCACCCCGGACCTGGACGCCAGCGTCGCCTTCTTCACCGACTACCTCGGCCTCACCGTCAACGAGCAGCACGGCGACACCGTCTACCTGCGCACCTTCGACGACTACGAGCACCACAGCCTGGTGCTCACCGCCCGCGACCGGCCGGGCCTGGGCCGGCTCGCCCTGCGGACGTCGAGCGACGAGGCCCTCGAGCGCCGGGTGAAGGCCATCGAGGAGGCGGGCCGCCCCGGCCACTGGGTCGAGGACGAGCCGGGACTGGGCAGGCTGTACGTCACCACCGACCCGGACGGGCACGAGCACGCGCTGTACTGGGAGAGCGAGCACCATCGGGCCCCCGAGGAGCTGAGGCCCGCCCTGAAGAACCAGCCCCAGGCCAAACCCAACCGGGGCGTGGGCGTGCGCCGCCTGGACCACGTCAACTTCCTCGCGGCCGACGTGCTCGCCAACGCCGAGTTCCAGGAACAGGTGCTGGGCGCCAGGCCCACCGAGCAGATACGCCTGGACTCCGGCAGGATCGCGGCCCGCTGGCTCACCTTCACCGACAAGTCCTACGACGTCGTCTACACCGAGGACTGGACGGGTTCGAGCGGCCGGCTGCACCACATCGCCTTCGCCACCGACACCCGCGAGGACATCCTGCGCGCCGCCGATCTAGCCATCGACAGCGGCGTGTTCATCGAGACCGGCCCGCACAAGCACGCCATCCAGCAGACGTTCTTCCTCTATGTCTACGAACCGGGCGGCAACCGCGTCGAGTTGTGCAACCCGCTCACCCGGCTGGTGCTGGCGCCGGACTGGCCGCTGATCACCTGGACCGAGGCCGAGCGGGCCAAGGGCCAGGCCTGGGGCCTGCGGACCATCGAGTCCTTCCACACCCATGGGACCCCGACGGTCGGCTGAGGCCGCGGAGGGGACGAGCGCGGGGCCGCACACGGTGGTGCGCGGCCCCGCGCTCGGTTCCGGCGCCGCGCCCGGAGGACCCGACCACGCAGCCGCGGCCAGATTGTCGCTGAGATTGTTGACAAAAACGTTGACTACTTTTCCCGGGCTCCTTAGCGTCTAGCGCACCCACGTACGAGAGGTAACAACGATGTCCTCCTCCACCGCCCTGTCCGGGCGCGGCAGCAGACTGGCCGCGCTGGTCGTCGGCCTGTGCTGGCTGGCCGTGCTCTTCGACGGCCTCGACATGTTCATCTACGGCTCGGTGCTGCCGCACATGCTGGAGCAGAAGGCCCTCGGGATCACCCCCGGCCAGGCCGGCGACCTCGGCAGCTACGCCACCTTCGGCATGCTCGTCGGCGCGCTGACCGCGGGCACGGTCGCCGACCGGATCGGCCGCAAGAAGCTCATGGTCTGCTGTGTCGCGCTCTTCTCCCTGGCCTCCGGCCTGTGCGCGGTCGCCGGCAGTGTCACGGTGTTCGGCCTGGGCCGGACCATCGCGGGCGTCGGCCTCGGCGGTCTGCTGCCCACCGCGATCAGCATGGTCACCGACTACGCTCGGGGCGGCCGCGGCGCCCTCACCGTCGGCGCCCTGATGACCGCCCACCACGCCGGGGGCATCCTCTCCGCCTACGTGGCCAAGTGGCTCGTCGAGCCCGTCGGCTGGCGTGCCGCGTTCTGGGTCTGCGTGGTCCCGCTGCTGTTCGTGCCGGTGCTCGCCAAGGCCATGCCGGAGTCGCTGAGCTTCCTCGTCGCCAAGGGCCGCGCCGACGAGGCCCGCGAACTGGCCGCCCGCTACGAGGTGGAACTGCCCGCGGCGCCCGCCCGCAAGGAGGGCGCCGACCGCTGGGCCGCCCTGGCCGGGCTCTTCCGCGGCGGGGAGTGGACCCAGACCCTGCTGTACTGGCTGGCCTCCTTCGGCGGTCTCCTCCTCGTCTACGGTGTCGCCACCTGGCTGCCCACCCTGATGCGCGGCGAGGGCTACAACCTGGGCTCCGCGCTCACCTTCGTCGTCCTGTTCAACCTGGGCGGCATCGTGGGCATGCTCGTCGCCGGCCGCGCCTCCGACCGCTTCGGCGCCCCGCGCATCTCCGCGATCTGGTTCGCGCTGACCGCCGCCGGAGTCTTCCTGCTCAGCGTCCACATGCCGCTGGCGCTGACGTTCACGGTGGTCTTCCTCACCGGCGTGTTCCTCAACAGCGCGCAGACCATGATCTACGCCACGGTCTCCCTCCGCTCCAGCCCCGGCAACCGCGCCACCGCCGTCGGCTGGACCTCCGGCATGGGCCGCTTCGGCGCCGTCTTCGGTCCCTGGCTCGGCGGCCAGCTGCTGGCCGCCGACCACGGCTCCTGGGGCTTCACCGCCTTCGCCCTGGCCGGCGTCTCCTCCATGGTCTTCATCGGCATCGCGGCCCTGCGCACTCCGAAGCGCCCCGCGCCGAGCGGCTCCCACCAGGACCTCCTGGCCGCGAGCTGACGCCGCCGCCCCTGGCGTGGGGCGGGGCGGCCGTCACGGGTGGACAGGCGCGTCGGGGCCCAGGCCGGTGCAGGCCAGCTTCCCCTCGACCTCGGCGCAGGCCTCCACACCCCGTGGCGAGGAGACGCCGAGCATGGGGCTCGTGTCGCCGCTGGTGTCGCCCGCGGCGTAGGTGGCCGACAGGACGTTCCCGCCCATCCGTACGGAGATCTCCCGGGCGACCGCGCCCCGTACCCGTACCTGGGACCAGACGGTGCGGCAGGAGGGCGAGTACCGCAACCGCACGGTGTACGACGCGCCGGACACGGCGCTCTGGGTCCGCGCGTCCCCGGCGCAGGCCGAGGCGTCGGGCAACTCCCCCTGGCAGGAGGCGCCGTGACAGCGTGGCGCCGCCACCACCACCCGGGCGCCCGCCGGCCTGCCGGGGGAGGACATGAGGAGCGGCGCGGCCATCGCGGTGACCGCGGCCGGCAGGACGAGAACCGTCAGCAGCGGCAGCCGACCCACCCACGCCGGCCGGGACCCGGACTGAAACCGGGGCCTGGAACCGGACCGGTGCGGGGACTCGGGCCCGGATGCGCGCCCTGGGCCGGACTCCGGATCGGGGCCGGTCCCGGCGGCCGCGGAAGGGGCCGCGCCGACGGCGTCCCACAGGGCCAGTGCCGGGTCGGGATCGGCGCCCGAGAGCCGTGCCAGCGCCTCCACGGCCGAGCGGGGCGGGTGCTTGGCCCCGGTCAGATAGCGGTGCCAGGCGGACTTGCTGTACGGAGTGCGCGCGGCCAGGGCCGCCAGGCTCAGACCCGTACGGTCCCGCAGCTCGCGCAGGGCTGTCGTCAACTGCCCGGGTGACGCTGCCGTTCCTTGGGGTTGCCGCATGCTGCTGCTCCCGACTCCGTTCCCGCTTTGGGCGTTTCGCCCCGGTTGTCGGGATGGTTTCCCGGGGTGAGGTCATCGACACACCTCGAGCCGACGGCCCGTCCGGGAGCGTGCTGCTCCCGGACGGGCCCGGCCGGTCACCTCGACCATGCCTGACGGTGCGTCAGCACCAGGGCAGGGTGTTCCGGACCCGCACGTAGCGCGCGGAGACGTAACCCCGTGCGTGCGCGAGGCGGTACCACTGCCGAGTGCCGCCCACCCGGGACCCGTGCGTGCGGCACTTCAGTGCCACCAGGCGGTGTGCGTGCCGGGCGCCGACCACCCGGTACCGGGTGCCGGGGCCGGAGCGGACGTTCAGCGCCCGGTGGTGCGTGACCACACGCCCGAGGGAGTGGATCGAACGGTGGTGCGTCGCCCACCGGTTGACGTGACCCGCCGGCTGGGCCGGCTCGGGCAGCAGCGAGGGGAGCAGGTGCGAGGCGGCCGCCGACACGGCCGGGCGCGAGCCGGGACCGGCCGGGGCGGCGTCGGCCGCCGTCGGCACGAGCGCGAGCGCCGCGACCGTGGCCAGCACACCGCTGGTGAGGGTCCGTCGGATCATGGAAACCTCCGGGCTGTCGTTCCTGTGGTCACGCGGTCGTGATCACATGCCGCCCAGCGTTTCCGTGCCGCACCCCCGCGATGCCGTCCCCGTGTCCCTGGGACGGCGGGGACGTCCCGGGGACGCGGGCGCGGCGCCCCGGGCGGCGCGCAGCAATTTGCTTGAGTAAGGCAATGATATGGTAAAGTTGCCCGTATGGTCACTCCATCGTTGCCCACCGGACCCGTCTCGCCCGAAGTGGCCGAGATCGAGCGCGCCCTGATGCGCATCACCTACCTGGGTACACGGGCCCGGCAGCACGAGAGGCTGATGAGTCTGGCGGGTGTGCCGCTGGACCGGGCGGCGGTCGCCCTGCTGCGGCAGATCGCCGACTGTGAGCCCCAGCGGCCGGGGGAGCTGGCCAACCGGCTGGGCGTGGAGGCCTCCCATGTCACCCGCACGGTGCAGCAGCTGGAGCGGTCGGGCCATGTGACCCGGATCCCCGACCCCGACGACCGCCGCGCCCAGCGCATCCAGCTCACCGACCTCGGCAGGGACGCCATCGCCCGCGTCCGGGAGGCAGGAGCCCGCGGTATGGAGGTGGCCCTGGCCGACTGGTCCCCCGAGGACCTGCGCCGGCTCGCGACACTCTTCCACCGCATGGTCGACGACTTCCTCGTCTACGCCCAGCACGTCGACAATGAACAGGAGACCGCCGAGGCGTCCCGCCGCACCCGCTGACGCACCGGCCACCGAGTCGGCCGACGGGACGCCCGAACGCCGGCCGCGCGATGACGACCACCCCCGAGGAGCACCCATGATCGACGTGACCCAGCAGATCGACGCCGTACACCGCCGGGTCGGCCGCCGTGCCTTCAAGGCGGCCGAGGCCCGTGTGGTCA of the Streptomyces sp. NBC_01788 genome contains:
- a CDS encoding 4-oxalomesaconate tautomerase; amino-acid sequence: MTAADGVRCALLRGGTSKGAYFLAEDLPADPAARDDLLLRIMGSPDPRQIDGLGGGHPLTSKVAVVSASAGPETDVDYLFLQVAVDRAEVTDRQNCGNILAGVGPFAVERGLVPPGDGETSVRIRMRNTGESAVATFPTPGGRVDYTGGAAISGVPGTAAAVLIEFPAAGRPLLPTGQVRDTIAGTEVTCVDNGMPTVLIPATALEVTGYEEPGELEENRELAGRLREIRLAAGPLMGLGDVGSATVPKLSLLAPPRNGGAVTTRTFIPVRCHTSIGVLGAASVAAGLALPGSAAEGIARPPAAGHRTRIEHPTGFLEIDTDVVPGTGDAPPVARRTAVMRTARKIFDGAVFPRPAATTPARPSGGNDGSAPS
- a CDS encoding catechol 2,3-dioxygenase, coding for MAPPLRDIAHIGHAQLFTPDLDASVAFFTDYLGLTVNEQHGDTVYLRTFDDYEHHSLVLTARDRPGLGRLALRTSSDEALERRVKAIEEAGRPGHWVEDEPGLGRLYVTTDPDGHEHALYWESEHHRAPEELRPALKNQPQAKPNRGVGVRRLDHVNFLAADVLANAEFQEQVLGARPTEQIRLDSGRIAARWLTFTDKSYDVVYTEDWTGSSGRLHHIAFATDTREDILRAADLAIDSGVFIETGPHKHAIQQTFFLYVYEPGGNRVELCNPLTRLVLAPDWPLITWTEAERAKGQAWGLRTIESFHTHGTPTVG
- a CDS encoding MFS transporter, with protein sequence MSSSTALSGRGSRLAALVVGLCWLAVLFDGLDMFIYGSVLPHMLEQKALGITPGQAGDLGSYATFGMLVGALTAGTVADRIGRKKLMVCCVALFSLASGLCAVAGSVTVFGLGRTIAGVGLGGLLPTAISMVTDYARGGRGALTVGALMTAHHAGGILSAYVAKWLVEPVGWRAAFWVCVVPLLFVPVLAKAMPESLSFLVAKGRADEARELAARYEVELPAAPARKEGADRWAALAGLFRGGEWTQTLLYWLASFGGLLLVYGVATWLPTLMRGEGYNLGSALTFVVLFNLGGIVGMLVAGRASDRFGAPRISAIWFALTAAGVFLLSVHMPLALTFTVVFLTGVFLNSAQTMIYATVSLRSSPGNRATAVGWTSGMGRFGAVFGPWLGGQLLAADHGSWGFTAFALAGVSSMVFIGIAALRTPKRPAPSGSHQDLLAAS
- a CDS encoding helix-turn-helix domain-containing protein gives rise to the protein MRQPQGTAASPGQLTTALRELRDRTGLSLAALAARTPYSKSAWHRYLTGAKHPPRSAVEALARLSGADPDPALALWDAVGAAPSAAAGTGPDPESGPGRASGPESPHRSGSRPRFQSGSRPAWVGRLPLLTVLVLPAAVTAMAAPLLMSSPGRPAGARVVVAAPRCHGASCQGELPDASACAGDARTQSAVSGASYTVRLRYSPSCRTVWSQVRVRGAVAREISVRMGGNVLSATYAAGDTSGDTSPMLGVSSPRGVEACAEVEGKLACTGLGPDAPVHP
- a CDS encoding SH3 domain-containing protein, with product MIRRTLTSGVLATVAALALVPTAADAAPAGPGSRPAVSAAASHLLPSLLPEPAQPAGHVNRWATHHRSIHSLGRVVTHHRALNVRSGPGTRYRVVGARHAHRLVALKCRTHGSRVGGTRQWYRLAHARGYVSARYVRVRNTLPWC
- a CDS encoding MarR family winged helix-turn-helix transcriptional regulator, with product MVTPSLPTGPVSPEVAEIERALMRITYLGTRARQHERLMSLAGVPLDRAAVALLRQIADCEPQRPGELANRLGVEASHVTRTVQQLERSGHVTRIPDPDDRRAQRIQLTDLGRDAIARVREAGARGMEVALADWSPEDLRRLATLFHRMVDDFLVYAQHVDNEQETAEASRRTR